Sequence from the Pseudophaeobacter arcticus DSM 23566 genome:
GTCCCGAAAACGTTGCCAGGATTGCACATGACCTTGGGGTGACCGAGGACGAGGTTATCTCGATGAACCGCCGGATGTCCGGTGGTGATGCCTCTCTCAATGCCACTGTTGGCAGCGAGGGCGAGGGCACGATGCAGTGGCAGGACTGGCTTGAGGATGAAGATGCCGACCAGGCCGGTGACTATGAAGCCCGTGATGAGCTGGAAGCCCGCCGCGAGCTTCTGGGCCAGGCCTTGGATGTGCTGAACGACCGCGAAAAGGACATTCTCACCCAGCGCCGCTTGGCGGAGAAGGTGCACACCCTGGAAGAGTTGAGCACGCAATATGGTGTGAGCCGCGAAAGGATCCGCCAGATTGAGGTGCGGGCCTTTGAAAAGCTGCAAAAGAAAATGCGTGAACTGGCATCGGCCAAGGGCATGCTGGCAGCACATTAACTGCCGCCGGATTTACCCGGCTCTGGCAAGTGAGTTCATAAGCGGGCGGCCCCATCGGGGCCGCCCGTTTTTGGTGGAGCTGCGGTGCATCTGGCGGGGGGCTGGCGCTCTGCTTGGCTGCATGGAGGCTGGCTGGGCCGGACGCCCGCAAAAGGCAGGGCTGTTCAGCGTAGCTGGGGCAGGGCCTTGGTAGCTGGGGCAGGGGCTTGCGAGCTGGCCAAAAGGCTGGCGGGCGAGGGGCCTGGCGTGGTGGCTTACCTAATAACAATCTGCAGGTAAGGTTGCAGATGAGAGGCGTCAAAATCGCAAGAAATCCGGAAACCGAACACTGCAGAATCTGAACAGCGAGGAACGGCTTGCTAAGATCGATAAGTTGCTGGCTTGGCTGGCTGTCTGGCGTGTCCCGGCAAGACCCGGACTGGCTGGAGTAGCTTGCTGCTTGCTGCCTGACGATCTGGCTAGCTGCAGTTCCTGTCGTATGGATAGGCATTCTATCCTGAGTCGTCAATCGTGATTTCAGAAAAACCGAACAAAAACAAATAGTTGACTGATATTGTCAGGTATACCCCTGCAATGCAGGCCCGGCCTCTCCAACGGGAATAAGTGGAGAAGGGGCGCATTCTCTTAGTGGTTGAAATTTCGCCATAAACGCGACGACGTTTTGCGAACCCGACCTGGGACGCAGGGGGGCTTGCCCACGGGGGGAGCGGAGAATTAAAGTGCGGGTATAGTGGGTGACTGAAAAGGAGGGGCAAGATGGCAGGAGGATGGGCGCAGGATGGCGCGGTGAGTGAGCAGATCGAGGCCACGTTGAAGGATGAGCTGGCCCGGATGCAGGCTCAAAAGCGTCCGCAGGGCGAGAGCCTTAGGTATTGTGCAGAATGCGAGGAGGAAATCCCCGAGAAACGCCGCCTGGCACTTCCCGGTGTCAAGCTCTGCATCGCCTGCCAACAAGAGCGCGATGGCGCGCAACGGGCGCGCGGCGGCATAAATCGGCGCGGCTCCAAGGATAGCCAGTTGAAGTAGTCACTGGCTGCTTTGAGCCGATTGTGTTGAAAAAC
This genomic interval carries:
- a CDS encoding DksA/TraR family C4-type zinc finger protein yields the protein MAGGWAQDGAVSEQIEATLKDELARMQAQKRPQGESLRYCAECEEEIPEKRRLALPGVKLCIACQQERDGAQRARGGINRRGSKDSQLK